One Punica granatum isolate Tunisia-2019 chromosome 3, ASM765513v2, whole genome shotgun sequence genomic window carries:
- the LOC116200994 gene encoding serine/threonine-protein kinase GRIK1 isoform X1, with the protein MFTKSYPLARFMGCCSCFGFARRPKRPFQPIPGYNNHLSQSQELLLDEEDDIEDYDDRSYNGDTTNTAHGDDGELQSRAKRSEEILRLREQNGLICRQYPVKETHQLIRSEDEDGNKTINEYVRERKIGSGSYGKVVLYRSRVDGKHYAIKAFHKSHLLKLRVAPSETAMTDVLREVLIMKMLDHPNIVNLVEVIDDLDTDHFYMVLEYVDGKWDSDGSSPPVGIGENTARKYLRDIVSGLTYLHAHNIVHGDIKPDNLLVTRAGTVKIGDFSVSQVFEDDNDELRRSPGTPVFTAPECCLGLFLFPEEMKGLTYHGRAADTWAVGVTLYCMVLGHYPFLGETLQDTYDKIVHSPLVLPDTMNPQLRNLLEGILCKDPTQRLTLEAVASHEWLIGEDGPIPQYLCWCKRKSLQGAEPNMNNEEDM; encoded by the exons ATGTTTACTAAGAGCTATCCACTTGCAAGATTCATGGGCTGCTGCAGCTGCTTTGGGTTTGCCCGGAGGCCGAAAAGACCATTCCAGCCCATTCCGGGATACAATAACCACCTGTCTCAGTCCCAGGAGCTGTTGTTGGATGAGGAAGATGATATAGAAGACTATGATGATCGCTCATATAATGGTGATACCACCAACACTGCCCACGGCGACGACGGGGAACTGCAGAGCCGTGCAAAACGCTCTGAAGAGATTTTGAGGCTAAGAGAACAGAATGGCTTGATTTGCAGGCAGTATCCTGTTAAGGAAACCCACCAACTTATTCGTTCAGAG gATGAAGATGGGAACAAGACAATCAATGAGTATGTCAGAGAGCGTAAAATTGGTTCTGGTAGCTATGGCAAAGTG GTTTTGTATCGAAGCCGTGTTGATGGGAAGCATTACGCAATAAAG GCCTTTCATAAGTCTCACTTGCTGAAGCTCCGTGTTGCGCCTTCAGAGACTGCTATGACTGATGTTCTTCGAGAG GTTTTGATCATGAAAATGTTGGATCATCCTAATATTGTCAACCTCGTTGAGGTGATCGATGACTTAGACACAGATCACTTCTACATGG TTCTTGAGTATGTTGATGGCAAATGGGATTCCGATGGATCAAGCCCACCTGTGGGCATTGGAGAAAATACTGCTAGAAAATATCTTAGGGATATCGTGTCAGGGCTGACATACCTCCATGCACAT AACATAGTTCATGGAGACATCAAACCTGATAATCTTTTAGTGACTCGTGCTGGCACCGTGAAGATTGGAGATTTCAGTGTCAGTCAAGTATTTGAG GATGACAATGACGAGCTTCGGCGATCTCCAGGGACCCCTGTCTTCACTGCACCTGAGTGCTGTCTCGGTCTGTTCCTTTTTCCAGAGGAGATGAAGG GTCTTACTTACCATGGAAGGGCTGCTGACACGTGGGCCGTTGGTGTTACCCTATATTGTATGGTATTAGGGCATTATCCATTTCTTGGGGAAACTCTCCAGGACACATATGACAAG ATTGTTCACAGCCCATTAGTACTTCCCGACACTATGAACCCGCAGCTGAGGAATTTACTGGAGGGAATACTCTGCAAAG ACCCAACTCAGAGGTTGACATTAGAAGCTGTTGCATCACACGAGTGGCTCATCGGAGAAGACGGTCCTATCCCTCAATATCTATGCTGGTGCAAGCGGAAGTCTCTGCAGGGGGCTGAACCCAACATGAACAATGAAGAAGATATGTGA
- the LOC116200994 gene encoding serine/threonine-protein kinase GRIK1 isoform X2, with translation MFTKSYPLARFMGCCSCFGFARRPKRPFQPIPGYNNHLSQSQELLLDEEDDIEDYDDRSYNGDTTNTAHGDDGELQSRAKRSEEILRLREQNGLICRQYPVKETHQLIRSEDEDGNKTINEYVRERKIGSGSYGKVVLYRSRVDGKHYAIKAFHKSHLLKLRVAPSETAMTDVLREVLIMKMLDHPNIVNLVEVIDDLDTDHFYMVLEYVDGKWDSDGSSPPVGIGENTARKYLRDIVSGLTYLHAHNIVHGDIKPDNLLVTRAGTVKIGDFSVSQVFEDDNDELRRSPGTPVFTAPECCLGLTYHGRAADTWAVGVTLYCMVLGHYPFLGETLQDTYDKIVHSPLVLPDTMNPQLRNLLEGILCKDPTQRLTLEAVASHEWLIGEDGPIPQYLCWCKRKSLQGAEPNMNNEEDM, from the exons ATGTTTACTAAGAGCTATCCACTTGCAAGATTCATGGGCTGCTGCAGCTGCTTTGGGTTTGCCCGGAGGCCGAAAAGACCATTCCAGCCCATTCCGGGATACAATAACCACCTGTCTCAGTCCCAGGAGCTGTTGTTGGATGAGGAAGATGATATAGAAGACTATGATGATCGCTCATATAATGGTGATACCACCAACACTGCCCACGGCGACGACGGGGAACTGCAGAGCCGTGCAAAACGCTCTGAAGAGATTTTGAGGCTAAGAGAACAGAATGGCTTGATTTGCAGGCAGTATCCTGTTAAGGAAACCCACCAACTTATTCGTTCAGAG gATGAAGATGGGAACAAGACAATCAATGAGTATGTCAGAGAGCGTAAAATTGGTTCTGGTAGCTATGGCAAAGTG GTTTTGTATCGAAGCCGTGTTGATGGGAAGCATTACGCAATAAAG GCCTTTCATAAGTCTCACTTGCTGAAGCTCCGTGTTGCGCCTTCAGAGACTGCTATGACTGATGTTCTTCGAGAG GTTTTGATCATGAAAATGTTGGATCATCCTAATATTGTCAACCTCGTTGAGGTGATCGATGACTTAGACACAGATCACTTCTACATGG TTCTTGAGTATGTTGATGGCAAATGGGATTCCGATGGATCAAGCCCACCTGTGGGCATTGGAGAAAATACTGCTAGAAAATATCTTAGGGATATCGTGTCAGGGCTGACATACCTCCATGCACAT AACATAGTTCATGGAGACATCAAACCTGATAATCTTTTAGTGACTCGTGCTGGCACCGTGAAGATTGGAGATTTCAGTGTCAGTCAAGTATTTGAG GATGACAATGACGAGCTTCGGCGATCTCCAGGGACCCCTGTCTTCACTGCACCTGAGTGCTGTCTCG GTCTTACTTACCATGGAAGGGCTGCTGACACGTGGGCCGTTGGTGTTACCCTATATTGTATGGTATTAGGGCATTATCCATTTCTTGGGGAAACTCTCCAGGACACATATGACAAG ATTGTTCACAGCCCATTAGTACTTCCCGACACTATGAACCCGCAGCTGAGGAATTTACTGGAGGGAATACTCTGCAAAG ACCCAACTCAGAGGTTGACATTAGAAGCTGTTGCATCACACGAGTGGCTCATCGGAGAAGACGGTCCTATCCCTCAATATCTATGCTGGTGCAAGCGGAAGTCTCTGCAGGGGGCTGAACCCAACATGAACAATGAAGAAGATATGTGA
- the LOC116200994 gene encoding serine/threonine-protein kinase GRIK1 isoform X3, whose product MGCCSCFGFARRPKRPFQPIPGYNNHLSQSQELLLDEEDDIEDYDDRSYNGDTTNTAHGDDGELQSRAKRSEEILRLREQNGLICRQYPVKETHQLIRSEDEDGNKTINEYVRERKIGSGSYGKVVLYRSRVDGKHYAIKAFHKSHLLKLRVAPSETAMTDVLREVLIMKMLDHPNIVNLVEVIDDLDTDHFYMVLEYVDGKWDSDGSSPPVGIGENTARKYLRDIVSGLTYLHAHNIVHGDIKPDNLLVTRAGTVKIGDFSVSQVFEDDNDELRRSPGTPVFTAPECCLGLFLFPEEMKGLTYHGRAADTWAVGVTLYCMVLGHYPFLGETLQDTYDKIVHSPLVLPDTMNPQLRNLLEGILCKDPTQRLTLEAVASHEWLIGEDGPIPQYLCWCKRKSLQGAEPNMNNEEDM is encoded by the exons ATGGGCTGCTGCAGCTGCTTTGGGTTTGCCCGGAGGCCGAAAAGACCATTCCAGCCCATTCCGGGATACAATAACCACCTGTCTCAGTCCCAGGAGCTGTTGTTGGATGAGGAAGATGATATAGAAGACTATGATGATCGCTCATATAATGGTGATACCACCAACACTGCCCACGGCGACGACGGGGAACTGCAGAGCCGTGCAAAACGCTCTGAAGAGATTTTGAGGCTAAGAGAACAGAATGGCTTGATTTGCAGGCAGTATCCTGTTAAGGAAACCCACCAACTTATTCGTTCAGAG gATGAAGATGGGAACAAGACAATCAATGAGTATGTCAGAGAGCGTAAAATTGGTTCTGGTAGCTATGGCAAAGTG GTTTTGTATCGAAGCCGTGTTGATGGGAAGCATTACGCAATAAAG GCCTTTCATAAGTCTCACTTGCTGAAGCTCCGTGTTGCGCCTTCAGAGACTGCTATGACTGATGTTCTTCGAGAG GTTTTGATCATGAAAATGTTGGATCATCCTAATATTGTCAACCTCGTTGAGGTGATCGATGACTTAGACACAGATCACTTCTACATGG TTCTTGAGTATGTTGATGGCAAATGGGATTCCGATGGATCAAGCCCACCTGTGGGCATTGGAGAAAATACTGCTAGAAAATATCTTAGGGATATCGTGTCAGGGCTGACATACCTCCATGCACAT AACATAGTTCATGGAGACATCAAACCTGATAATCTTTTAGTGACTCGTGCTGGCACCGTGAAGATTGGAGATTTCAGTGTCAGTCAAGTATTTGAG GATGACAATGACGAGCTTCGGCGATCTCCAGGGACCCCTGTCTTCACTGCACCTGAGTGCTGTCTCGGTCTGTTCCTTTTTCCAGAGGAGATGAAGG GTCTTACTTACCATGGAAGGGCTGCTGACACGTGGGCCGTTGGTGTTACCCTATATTGTATGGTATTAGGGCATTATCCATTTCTTGGGGAAACTCTCCAGGACACATATGACAAG ATTGTTCACAGCCCATTAGTACTTCCCGACACTATGAACCCGCAGCTGAGGAATTTACTGGAGGGAATACTCTGCAAAG ACCCAACTCAGAGGTTGACATTAGAAGCTGTTGCATCACACGAGTGGCTCATCGGAGAAGACGGTCCTATCCCTCAATATCTATGCTGGTGCAAGCGGAAGTCTCTGCAGGGGGCTGAACCCAACATGAACAATGAAGAAGATATGTGA